CTTTTTGTAGTATAAAATTCTTCAAATGTACCAACATCCCCCGTTCCTTGCCCAGAACACGCCACAATAACCCGCAGAAAACCCTCACCCCTGAAACACCGGCGGCCCAGGCGGCGTGTACTTGTCAAACGGCACATAAATGTTAAAAAACAACCCCGGATCATCATACGTATACCCCCTATTAAAGTCAAAATCCTGGTCCggcaccgcctcccccccgcccGTAACCTCGACCTGAACACAGCTAGGGTAGCTCTCTGGCCCCCTCGTGTTGTCAACCTTGAAGTTGATATCCGCCATATGCAGCGCCAGCAGCTCCTGCCGAATGAGATACTTCCCCGCCGCCAAACTAGCAGGCAGCTTGAAGTCCGCGCGCCCCTTGTTGGCAatcatcttgatggtggccCACTCGCCATTCTCaaagccctcctccgcaatCTTTGACCAGATGGGCTGAGCACCGTTGCCTTCGGTGAAGGGGGCGATGTAAGTGATGATGGCGCCCTTGTGGGAAGGGTCGAGGATGTCGGTTGGGTCTTCCGGGCGGAAGTGGAACCAgcggaaggagagggtggctCCTGCTGGGGCGGAGACGAAGTCCGGTGCTGGGGTGCCGCCGTTGGTGTTGCAGACGATGTCGGGGGATTGGAGATCGCGGACGGGGtc
The sequence above is a segment of the Podospora pseudoanserina strain CBS 124.78 chromosome 5, whole genome shotgun sequence genome. Coding sequences within it:
- a CDS encoding hypothetical protein (CAZy:AA9; COG:G; EggNog:ENOG503NTVG) produces the protein MLFSTSTLAALLAFTPLISAHATMFGVFVNGQDQGDGRNKYIRSPKTNDPVRDLQSPDIVCNTNGGTPAPDFVSAPAGATLSFRWFHFRPEDPTDILDPSHKGAIITYIAPFTEGNGAQPIWSKIAEEGFENGEWATIKMIANKGRADFKLPASLAAGKYLIRQELLALHMADINFKVDNTRGPESYPSCVQVEVTGGGEAVPDQDFDFNRGYTYDDPGLFFNIYVPFDKYTPPGPPVFQG